GCGTGTTTTCTTTCCGATTTCGTttccaaatttattattgtacaaaccTTTTCGCGACGGTATACGACACATCGTCatattactatgtatacaATGTACCTTTAAACTATACACCCACATTATATCCTATTAtatcctatatatttatatatacgcacGTAACGCGTGACCTTAGGTCGTACGTCGTCGCAGCACAACGTACAggggtacctatgtatataatagtacaatgCGCCGCCGTATGGTATGTATGGTGGCATTTACGCGTTTTCCGCGATTCGGTCACCCTCTAACCCTCCCCCCCCTCAATTCAAATCACCATCCACGCCGACGACACTGACGTTCACAGCTCTTCTCACAGCCATCAAATCCACAAGCTATCGCGCAACATATCGCGAACACTTatcaatatacctacaatatgCTATACACAGTGGCGtacgtaaaaattaatttccgggggggggggggggggttaaaaaatatatccattCTTAAATTCCAATTGATTATACAACCGAAATCAATGCCCGTACCAAACATACATTTCAGTGGAGTTtaaaccccccccccccatacactgtataatacgtatgtaCCGTACACAAGTCGGTCTACCGAAACCGAATATACATATGgacgaaataattatttgtacataggtaccttatatactatattatataatatgaactgcACACTCGCGCACGACCATCACCGCCGCGGCGTGTTTACGCATCACCATCACTGTATCGTTCGGCAACAGACATACCACTCGCGTACGAAAACGTTAGGTATTCAAATACACGCTCACGGACgcgttgtaaataataatattaaactgtgTGCAGTATAACAGTCCGACGACGGTCTGACGACCCACCTGCTGGTGCTGCTCGGGAATTCGAGATCGTATAGGACACGTCGCACACTCCCCCCGCCGACCACCCGGTTGCGGCAATGAGCTTTACTGAGATTGCGGTATACTATAAATAGGTAGACGAAAAAACGTCGAGAATTCTGGAACGCCTTCCACGCCGTTCTACCGCCCCCCGCCTCGCGAGTTTCATCGCTGCAGCGTCGCATGCAGTGAGTCCGACGGCCGATTGCACCCCGGTTGAGAAAACACTGCACGTCCCGACACACGCGTGGCGATGTGGGTGTGTGCGCGAGTGTGTAGTTAACATTCACTGGCACGcgtgttaaaaattatgtacattatttataacattataacgaTATGCTTacgttatgtttttttttttcttcttattatAGTGAAAGTagacgtttaatattattatatttataacgtagGGATAATCGCTTTGTCGTTTGACgttagcaaaaaataaataaataaaaaaataaagtataaacgtcATGTGCTATGACTGCGAGAATCTTCATTAGTCTTATTAGGAacgatataagtataatattatatacattacaatattacattatatagtttaaatttaaaataacattgatattataataggtatatagaaaCTGTTAATCTAacgataatgttatataatattattatatatacctaagccCAGtacgatattattgtacatcgtACTGAAAACGGTGCATTTTGTGAAAATCCGCGAAACGTGCAGCGTGCCGCGTGCCgacataaaaaaagaaaaaatttcaaaataccgAAATCATTAGGTAGGTAATTCCCCCCGAGTACAGAGAAAGCGCCGTTTTTTGCACGCGTTAAAGTCACGAACGGAAAGTTTTTCAACGACTATCGGGTCGACTGCCAGAAACGTTACTAAGGCGGTTTTCGAGGACTTAGAAATAATgatgaatttaatgataatagtaaaaaaatatagtgaaaTCAATGACCATGCAGGGTGTAAAAACACCGAGACCTGACAAATCTGAAATGATCCAAGAGCAACAATATGATCGATACATAGGACTCAACGATGACGAACTCGTCGTTGCTAACTTAGTGGCGATTTcttttgggtttttttttcatttcgttTTCTTCACGACCGCGTTTTCTCGAAATTTTACTCCTCGTGACAGCACCTTTTGCCGATTCGAAGTGGATGGGCGaatgttatttacttataattattgaaatcctAGCTGTAGACGACTTAAACTCCGTTTCAATACGCGCACCGCGTTGTGACGtcgaacaatttttatttaaaaaaaactacctaaatattataaccgataaatttataaatcttttattatattcattatattcaaCTGTATATTGTGTTTCGtctcctatataatatatctggcGTTTATCATCATGAGAAAaacgtgttattatatattattattattattattattattgtaattattattactattattattattataatcattattattattataatttttattattattattattattattattattattattatgattattatcgtctttgtcattattattattaattattatactttatgtttcttcacaaatattatagactTGTTTtcgaacattatttattagtcgATTAATCGATCGCAAAcggaaatacatggaattcaAATATGTACTTGATTTCCGTGTATAACGATTAACGAACATCGAATCCCAAAGCAGCTCATAGTAGTAATAGTATCTACCATTGGCGTGATTTGCAATTTATATGGCGGAAGGGGGAgacataaaattgattttacagttttatactAGTTACTAGTACAACAATAGCTAATTAGAATCACTCAATCTATAACATAACGTAATATCAGagctaaatttataatgattaataacctATTCCAATTACCAAACTCCATTGTCTCGATTATGTAACTTTCTAGAGTAACTCCATTCTATCAACTACTTACAATTGTTTTACGcctttatagtacctatatagttaacTATTCACTAAGCATGCTCACCTATATTTTTCGTCTCtaactatgaatttatttaatttcttaaaatacgagttgttttcaaataatttatcaacaactaaaataatattttttatttttttatcatttaaagaatgtcttaaaaatcttttttttttcaaattaaaatcattctattttattataaattataaaacaaatagtttctcctagaaaatattaatgtatctaaattaaaattcgaatGAGTAAATTCTgaattatacaaatgtataacacgtatactaaatataatatagttcttaaaaatagttttacaaaattataaaatagatgttatatttaatctagtatttattatttcattatttatttgttttgttaattattatttacttttaaacttttacaaattataaaatgttaatagataaatattaattattaattattttaatttccaaattattatagtacccaTATCttccagtatattattatcattagaacacaacatttaataactcaaaaactacttatttaaatttcaatttagatACAACGAAATTGTATtatctacttaataatttgcagaaaaaataatgattattatttgaaaaaaaaatatgtgttttgaGTACACGTATAGGTGATGAAGTGAAATTCTTTTCTGAGAGATTGAGTTGGTAAAATTTTAGGTTttacatagtaaataaaaacacatcaaattgtatttaaaaaaaaaatatgtttgccaAGTCTCCAACATAATTTAAggcttttgaattttgaagaaTGGTATCCACTCTATGTCATTTTAATAAGCTCTAATACTTTGACAATTATTGAaactataaattgataatattttttttcttttgatttataaaattgtttattcgtTGGTCAATTGTCACTAGAATTGCAAATCACGTGTATcttgaatacaaaattttaagacatttattattgtctaaCGAATGTCGATTGAAGCAAATAACAAATCAGTCTGCTTCAAAACGTATCCCAAACATAAGACTCGTATCATCGTTGTACAGTACACACcaacatacataataaggTACTCGCTTcgttataaatctaaaaaactgATAGTCACTTttaatgttcatttttattatcacattAAAACTCTGATCAAAACATCACACGTAAATATCCGTTTTTCAATATTCTGTTGGTtatcacatataaatatttaataattatgtatataaaaaaaaaaaaacaaataaacatttttatataggtataatggtggtgtataagtataatataggaatgtgcagttaaattaataaaacaaaaattagaaaaataactaaCCGATAGCGATACGCGGTCAGTCATGCCCACGACTCGTAAGTGTACAATATTACGATATCGCGGACAAGTGTATCGTATCTGTAAGGGGATGCAGCGGatggtacaataaaaaaacgcTACCGATGAAAATAAGTGTAcgcgaaaaaaatttaacagatATAAAAAGATTGGCGGATCGAACCGGACCAAAATCCATAGCCCGACCGCGGTCAACTGAAGTCCAACGAAGTTTTCGCCTTGCCGCGCTTCCGGCGGAACTGCAGCAGCTCTTCGGAACTGTCGCTGCTGTCCGTACTCTGCGGCGACATTAGTATGCGTTTTCGTTTCCGTGACGGCGGCGGCTTGGACGGCCGTTCGTCTGACGTCCGATGCGCGCTAGTGTTGGTCGTCGACGACGTATTGTTTAAATCTGATGCGTCTTCTACGCAAAACGAATCCTGTCGATTGACAATAACGAACATTGAATATGACGCGATAAAGAAGTAAAAACTAaccattatatcaatatatttatattattactgaataattattattatattatattatcatcaatcCATCCATCCAAGTTTAATTGTTTCTTTCACTTATGCCAGGTCGCCTAAACTACTATTATATGGTATAGTTTAAcgtacgatattttaataaatcgatTTAGAGAGCTATTGCTTTCGGTGTCGGTCTGGCCCACTCGGCTCCCAATCCTtggatatttttcaatattgagGCCAATAGccaaatgataaaatgtataattaaatcatttatatagtTGTTGAATAGGACATTTCAAGCTTTTTAAACAgacattttaaactaacgacatgataaacttataaatacagATGAAACTATTAATGACATATTAGGCTCTTCctgcaataaatttaattcaataaattccatttaaataataatttggaatttatttaattaatattatttatgctaatcgattttttttctattttgagTGCGCAAATTGTAAAAAGAAATACCTATGTAAAACGTTGttgattataatgtttttttaataatattataatgataaatcattttacatttagtaGCCCAttaaattcatcaatttttatggaactttaatttatactcaacgatactattattatatatatatacacacgacTGTGGCGTATAATAGTCACAAATCATGTGAAAAGGCGCCACGAAGTTAACTGAAAAGTATTCACTACATGGTTTTACCCTCAAAAAGTGATCGAATTTCGTCTacgatgtataaataatacaataatatgatattaaaattaataatattagtgaacatttcaaagattattatattaatgttttgatttatagCGAAATAAATCAAACCCAATTtttgttactaaaaaataaatctttttacacaaataaaaccaaataGTTTTAACTGATCAGAATTTtgctatgattattttatatttgtataaaatcatatgcGTAAACAATCAACCTTCTAAATCTAAGCGATTACCTCTTCGTAGTTATTATCCACATTCCGGTCGTCCATCTGAGAGTAAACGTCGATGTTGTAATGATGTCCCATCAGCTGAGGTATCTTGAAAACTCCTCGAACATTAGCCTGACTCCTAAacaaaaatttctaaattaattatacaacagttattatttCCTGCAAAGTGAATTTCGCATGTAATTCGACTGTAAATTATTCGATGCAGTTGTGAAATGTATAAGATTCAACCCGAATACCACTAGCGCAAATTTAGAGGGCGGAACTACGTCCATAAAAATGATTGttctttatacataaaaaagatattaaaaaaaatttcaagtattgataattaatcattttttaattacaacataaaacaaaaccgattttttaatttattctgattattttgaaaagtattgaaaaaaacagACCATATTTTGGGTCGATTTTCCCAAATGGTCTACACCCGTAGAAAGTGGTCTAAGTGGCCTAGATTTTACAACcccataaataattacattaaattttatttttatttgcatgTACACCAAtaacgaattaaaataatatgaaatattagaaCCTGCGAAAGAAAACATACTTGACCGATTGTAAATACTGTTTAGTCATGCTCTTCTGATCGGACTTTTCGTGGTCATCATCGATGAAACTGGAATCAAATTCATTTTGTttatcatcgtcgtcgtcgttttcAGAGCTAGTCGTGCTGAGGGTGTTTCCGTCGCCGTAGCAATTGCTGACATCAGCTTCGTCGTCGATGAACAAGAGTTTCtacatcaaattaaataaacacataaataatcaataacacgatattatacaaatattaaccaAATTCAACGATTCAgctgaaaaaattgaattagagcaaaaataatttattttaattaaaatgattttagttaaaaataatttttttattaaaaaaatgttgaatataaaaagtacAGTAAAAATGTCAGCTTgaattcctaaattttttatacattgttatataCAACCTATTAGTTAATGTTGTGACCGTCATATAAGcgtaatcattaattaataattacaaatttcacacattaatgtaaatattgttattactattaatacaaCCCTAAACTATTTGGTTCAGTTGATAAGCATTAGgcaatttctatttatatatatatatagaatctatatttaataaatatttttttaagttaaccgccaagttaaaataataaactattaattttaaaaatcgataaaacCGTTTAcggactaaaaataatatttaaacattatcctAAGGActgtctaaaaaatataaaccatttCATCGACTTTTGGATAATAACTCGTGGTTAAACAAATCTCTATAATCTCTCATAtacttcttatttttttctaaggataatatattatatttaaggtatattaaaatgttttaaagaaCAAACTATGTGAaatcttgtattttatttccaaattttcaaacaaatattttatcaacataaatcggtaaaaaaaatgaaaaaatcgcTATAGTTTAGTTTGAATTAAAGCGACATTCCTGCTACTATACTATTTTACtgatgaacaaaataaaaatgataattacattttaatatttggaaATATTCAATACTCCTCGCTTAAAAACTAAGATATCGTAAAAATCTTTGATCATAAGTCAATTTAAACTAACTAAACTAATTTCAACTAAATGCAAATACGCCATGTTATACGTTTTTAAGATAGAGACAACGCGTACGTGCGTGGTGTCCTCTCAAGTAacttttactaaaaatgtgtGTTAGCAAGCtgcgaatatattattatcaatatcaaatTAGCGAATGCGGATAGTGAAGCGAGTcggacaataattttattacttatagtaGTATGTGTAACACAGATACTGACCTTTTTCGGTTTTGGTCGTCGTTTTTTCTTGACTCGGCGTCGTGGACTGGTCGTTTTTTCGTTGCGGCCGCGGCCGATGAAAGCATCAGAATCACTGCTAGACGTCAACAGAGAATTGACCGTATCGGCGGCGGTAGTGACTGTGGTCGTAGCCGTGGCGGTTTCTCGTCCACGTTGTTTGGGGTGCACGGGAACTTTGGGAGTAGACTGCGAGAACTGAGGACGCCGCCGCGGCCCGTTTGGGACATGTATAGGCGACATGTCGTCGGCTGGACTTCGGTCGTTAtcgaattttctttttaacgcCAACGCTGTCATCGACCCGTGGTCGACTTGTCGCTTGAACGCCGTCGACGTCTGTCCGATGTCCACCTGTCGTTTGGGTACAGGCGTCGTCGGTCCATTGTCGACCTTTCGTTTGAATACAGGCGTCGTTGACCCGTTGTCGACCTGCCGCTTTAACGCTGTAGACGTCAATCCGGTGTCGAACTGCCGCTTTAACGCTGTAGACGTCGATCCGGTGTCGACCTGCCGCTTTAACGCTGTAGACGTTGACCCGTGGTCGACCAGTCGTTTCGATGCCGCCGTCGTTGTACTCCTCTTCATGCTCAAGCCCGGCTTAAGTAAATCAACAAGACGTGCAGCCTTCATTATGTTGAACGGCATCATGCTGTTTTCGTACGATTGTGTAGAGTGACCGACACGCTTTTTCACGTCGTCTTCGAGCGCTGGTTTTACTGTCGGAACGACGGACGGTAACGGTAGTCGGGCCGCCGTCTTCGTCTCACCGTCGTCCCGATGTTTCTGCGTGAAAACTTCTGCAGCAGCATCGACTTCGTTGTTGTAATCGATGAACATAAAATCCATGTCATCCTCGTCGTCGTCGAGCAATTGAAGCAGACCATTGCCACCGACAGGACCCGACGTCACACCACCAGTAGGAAATCTATCTTCTGAAATTGGTCGACAGACGGAGGATGCGGTCGCGGTACGCAACGAGCTCGGTGGCGGCGACGACAAGTCGAAGATTTCGACATCGCAATCGGCCCGAACGTGACCCGTCAGTTTCGTCTGAACGACCTTCTTTGGCGGTCTGCAACTGAAAAATTCTGGAGAACTTTTTATGGAAATaacgtcgtcatcgtcgtcaaTGAGGCTGACGACCTGCAGGACATCCGAGTCCGGCAAACGGTCCGCCACACCGACCTTTCCACAGGCTGTTTTTGCTACAGTCTTTTCAGCATAGTCTTCGATATACCCGTCGGCCCGTTGGCTCTTGAATAGTGCGCTGTAGTCGACTTTGCCCGGACGTTCGACTGTTTTCGCCTTTTGCCCGTCATCACACGCGATTGGACTCTTCCGCCCAGCGTTTTCGACGTACGATCGTTTTGCAGATATTCTATCACTTCTGTCCGTAACCATGGGGGCCCTCTGACTCTTgaaaagtttttcaaaatcaagATTCCCCATCACTTTATCGTCTTCATCCTgatcgtcgtcgttgtcgtcgacGTAAATTACATCGCGATCGACAGCACTCGGGACTTGAGCTCCGGTGTTCCTAATCATATAGTCTTCGATGTAACCGTTAGATCTTTGGCTTTTGAACAATACACTGTAGTCTATCTTTCCGATCGACTGATTACTAGATATCCCGACCTTTAATGCGCCTCCACACACGATGGGACTTCTCCGGTCACCGTTAGCGATCGGTCGATCGACGTTCTGTTGTTTGGAAGCGATTTCTTTTTTCGTACAGATGTCGGATCTCTGACTACTCTTGTACAATTTTTCGAAATCAATATTCCCCAAGATTTCGTCGTCTTCATCTTGGTCATCGTCACATACGAAggtttttgtttcaatatccACTATTGAATGGTCATCGTTTAAATGACGTACAACGCGATCACCTACATTTGACTGACAAACACGGGATTCCGTTTCCCTAATCATGAAGTCTTCGATGTACCCGTTGGATCTTTGGCTATTGAACAATGCACTGTAATCTATTTCATCCTTATGACCCATCTCAACTTTTTTGCCACCATCACTACGCACGACTGCCGAATGATTGACCTTTGGTCTTTCAGCGGCGATTTCTTCGCTGTACTTTTCGATGAACCTGTCAGCTCTTTGGCTCTTGAATAATTCTTCGAAATCAAGATTTCCCATGACATCGTCGTCTCCATCTTCGTCGTCGCTTGATGGGACGGTTCTTGTCGCGATATCCGCTGAAGAGTTATCGTCGCCTACGCAGTGTACAAGTTCCACTGAATGATCACTATCGTCATCATCTATAGTAAGCGGCTTTACAGAGAAATCCGTATTCCTCGCCATGAAATCATTGAAATCCCTGTTAGCCCGTTGACTTTTGTACAGATCGTTGAAATCGAGTTTACCCAAGCAGTTCTTTTTATCGATTTCTGTCTTGTGGCTACTACTACAAATTTCGGACGTTCGCATAACAGTAGACTGGTCAGTATGTCCGTCAAATATGTCTTCAAGTTCTGTATTTTCCGTGTAGTAGTTGATATCACGTGCTGTGGATGTGCTGGCCACCTGTGAACCTCCTAGTCGTAGATTATCGCTCGATCGGAACGAACGATCGACGTTTCTCATTGACTGATCGTTTACGCGGATCGTGCGCTCTTCACTTACCGATGGACCAATCGACCTTTGGACTAAGTCGGTATGCTCCATAAACAAGTCATTCGTCGATTCATTGTTGAAAAGTTCAGTATCACATTGTCCATGGTcagtaaacaaatttaacagtTCCAAAAACGGACTGTTCATCACTATTTTATTGGTCTGAACACACGACTGCATCCATtcgttaaacaatttttcctCATCAACGAAGCGGTCTACAGTCCTATCGGCTACACCGTGCGCGTTAATATTGGGTGcgtt
This genomic stretch from Rhopalosiphum maidis isolate BTI-1 chromosome 3, ASM367621v3, whole genome shotgun sequence harbors:
- the LOC113556542 gene encoding uncharacterized protein LOC113556542, giving the protein MTDTHDQFLVEDDEILASILEESLRHYNEVEVPLRSITLKELSSTRPTQSIDVNKVLPTQTIVEDEVPQQSIGKNSVLKLSSAAPPVVIDLCESPKKCAVVQSRLSHFFTKPKSVKVCDEKINSELENQTEKLSIEVNSSPVQNNVSIISSPAIFYKEPDADGFHLSSGSHYVYPSNFPVREYQMTIIKTALFHNTLVSLPTGMGKTFIAAVVMYNFYRWYPMGKIIFMAPTRPLVAQQIEACHSIMGIPRDMTFEMTGNIPPEQRYLAWNKYRVFFLTPQVLANDLSLNKCPSDTFRCIIVDEAHRATKDYAYVQVLKHLAEENRVIRIVGLSATPGTNIDAVTEVIQNLNISRLEFRTDESPDVAKYTNKKDVECIPVKLTNTILEIRNQFLKVYDKHLRRLKQYHALNGNVANLTKFQILGAKQKFLTSNIARDMPKSLVGCLINDFTICMSLAYALELLTIYGVKVFYLQSLEIKENHKCLSNDADFQNLLHSINNELNSQDLTWSHPKLLELKKIVQNYFGNTNVEASSKIIIFCQYRLVVVEVFELLKTFGSSVKPVMFVGQSLKEKGGLPQKKQLEVMSRFKSGDFNVLIATSVAEEGLDIGEVDLIICLEANKSPIKFVQRLGRTGRKRSGKCITLLTEGKEQIKYNSSVSSSKTLVTKMLKSKVILSKLAPAGPRLVPKHIHPKCLMIHVKKPEELFPEKKKLKGKKKGVENIMRYVEPNDGQNEIDEDGEDGLNIFQNNIDKPKRRSKKRKTVELDAIENDCREVRSPEEKNTNLDCEYNFNDYNEYNAPNINAHGVADRTVDRFVDEEKLFNEWMQSCVQTNKIVMNSPFLELLNLFTDHGQCDTELFNNESTNDLFMEHTDLVQRSIGPSVSEERTIRVNDQSMRNVDRSFRSSDNLRLGGSQVASTSTARDINYYTENTELEDIFDGHTDQSTVMRTSEICSSSHKTEIDKKNCLGKLDFNDLYKSQRANRDFNDFMARNTDFSVKPLTIDDDDSDHSVELVHCVGDDNSSADIATRTVPSSDDEDGDDDVMGNLDFEELFKSQRADRFIEKYSEEIAAERPKVNHSAVVRSDGGKKVEMGHKDEIDYSALFNSQRSNGYIEDFMIRETESRVCQSNVGDRVVRHLNDDHSIVDIETKTFVCDDDQDEDDEILGNIDFEKLYKSSQRSDICTKKEIASKQQNVDRPIANGDRRSPIVCGGALKVGISSNQSIGKIDYSVLFKSQRSNGYIEDYMIRNTGAQVPSAVDRDVIYVDDNDDDQDEDDKVMGNLDFEKLFKSQRAPMVTDRSDRISAKRSYVENAGRKSPIACDDGQKAKTVERPGKVDYSALFKSQRADGYIEDYAEKTVAKTACGKVGVADRLPDSDVLQVVSLIDDDDDVISIKSSPEFFSCRPPKKVVQTKLTGHVRADCDVEIFDLSSPPPSSLRTATASSVCRPISEDRFPTGGVTSGPVGGNGLLQLLDDDEDDMDFMFIDYNNEVDAAAEVFTQKHRDDGETKTAARLPLPSVVPTVKPALEDDVKKRVGHSTQSYENSMMPFNIMKAARLVDLLKPGLSMKRSTTTAASKRLVDHGSTSTALKRQVDTGSTSTALKRQFDTGLTSTALKRQVDNGSTTPVFKRKVDNGPTTPVPKRQVDIGQTSTAFKRQVDHGSMTALALKRKFDNDRSPADDMSPIHVPNGPRRRPQFSQSTPKVPVHPKQRGRETATATTTVTTAADTVNSLLTSSSDSDAFIGRGRNEKTTSPRRRVKKKRRPKPKKKLLFIDDEADVSNCYGDGNTLSTTSSENDDDDDKQNEFDSSFIDDDHEKSDQKSMTKQYLQSVKSQANVRGVFKIPQLMGHHYNIDVYSQMDDRNVDNNYEEDSFCVEDASDLNNTSSTTNTSAHRTSDERPSKPPPSRKRKRILMSPQSTDSSDSSEELLQFRRKRGKAKTSLDFS